The nucleotide sequence CGATATTAAAACAATACAGAGTTACATTCAGTCAACATCGCAAAACGAATGGTTCGACCCTATCAACAAACCCGGCACAACAGCTAATGGTCAGTCTTATGATCTTTCGTATTATGCATTGTCAGACAATACTGTTTTTTCAATCATTTACACCGTGTTCGATAAATATACACTTCAAAAAGTATTTTATTACAAGAATAACGAACTGATTGCGTGTATTATTGAGGAAACCGATGCAAATAATGCTAATAAATTATTGCGTTATGCCGATTATTTCTATAAAAATGGAGTTTTAATAAATGCTAATGGTGAGAATAAAGAATTTCCGGCAACAGAAGCTTATCTGGAAGGAATACAAAAATTAAAAGAATTTAACACTTTAAGTAATTAAAAGTTCGTTATAAGCACATCAAGCACCCAACACCCTAACTTCTAACAATATTAAAAAATAGTTGCAAATTCTATAAAAAAATAATATTTTGCAGAAGCAATCATTAAAACATTCAAAAAATATGTCACAAATAGGTAGATTATTCGATATTCCTTATTATCAGTTGCAAAATTATCCGTTGCAAAAGGCATTCACAACAAAATACAACGGCGTTTGGAAATCAACAAGCATACAAGAATATATAGAACAAGCAAATTATGTTTCAAAAGCATTGCTTGCAATGGGTGTTAAAAAAGGCGATAAAATAGCCCTGATAACCTCTACAAACAGAACCGAATGGAATATTATGGATATTGGTATTTTGCAAACCGGTGCCGTTACCGTACCCATATATCCAACCATTTCAGAACACGATTACGAATACATTATAAAACATTCAGAAAGTGTGTATGTTATTGTTTCTGATAAGGTTATCTTAGAAAAATTAGACAAAGTAAAATTCAATATACCTAAATTACGTGGAATTTTCTCTTTTGATGAAATTCCGGGTTGTGCACACTGGTCGCAAATCATTACCGCCGGTAAAGAAGCACAAAATACAAACGATTTAGAAATTGCAAAAGCCAATGTAACTCCAAACGATTTAGCGTCGATCATTTATACATCGGGAACAACAGGCACACCAAAAGGCGTTTTGTTAACGCATAACAACATTATCAGCAATGTTTTAGGATCCGAAGAACGTGTTCCGTTTGATAAAGGAAGTTACACTGCGTTGAGTTTTCTGCCTTGCTGTCATATTTTTGAACGAATGATTTTGTATCTGTTCCAATATATGGGTGTATCGATTTATTTCGCCGAATCGATCGAGAAGATTTCCGACAACCTACAAGAAGTTAAACCACAGGTAATGACGGTTGTTCCAAGGGTTTTAGAAAAAGTATTCGATAAAATTTATGCCAAAGGATCAGAACTTTCGGGCATTAAAAAAGCATTGTTCTTTTGGGCTTTGCGTTTGGCAGAAGATTTTAAACCGTACGGTGCAAACGGTGGTTTCTATGAATTTAAACTAAAAATTGCCCGCAAGCTGATTTTTTCTAAATGGCACGCAGCCTTAGGTGGAAATTTAGAATTGCTGGTATCTGGTTCTGCCCCATTATCGCCTCGTTTGGCTCGAATTTTTGGTGGAGCTGATATTCCGGTTATGGAAGGTTACGGTTTAACAGAAACATCGCCGGTAATTGCAGTTAACGACCAACGAAACAACGGTTGGAAAATTGGATCGGTAGGTAGAATTTTAAGCAACGTTACTGTGAAAATTGCTGAAGACGGCGAAATTCTTTGCCAGGGACCATCAATTGCAGAAGGATATTATAAAGACGAAGAGAAAACCAAAGAAGCTTTTGCCGATGGTTGGTTTCACACGGGAGATATCGGTGTAGTTGATGCTGACGGATTTTTATTTATTACCGATCGTAAAAAGGAAATGTTTAAAACAAGCGGCGGTAAATACGTTGCACCGCAAATGATCGAAAATGCCATGAAGCAATCTCGTTTTATTGAGCAGATTATGGTGGTGGGCGAAGGACAAAAAATGCCGGCAGCGTTGATTCAGCCAAATTTTGATTTTATTAAAGAATGGGCAAACCGCAACAAAGTCAACGTTGGTTTTTCGTTAGACGAAGTGGTAAATAACGAATTGGTAATAGAACGCATTCAAAAAGAAATAGACTTAATTAACCCGCAATTTGGTAAATGGGAACAAATTAAAAAGTTTGCACTTACACCAAGTATCTGGGCAATTGATTCAGGTGAACTAACCCCTACCCTTAAATTAAAACGAAAAGTTATTTTAGAGAAGTATAAGAGTCTGTATGAGAAAATGTATTCGTAAAAAATTATTTGTCAAATGTATACAGCAATAACTTTGAATGGAAATACCGATGTTTATCTTCATGATCAACCATTATATAGATGTGTAACCTCTAAAGTTTTTTTTAAAGATAAGTTTTATATAGAAGATGTCAATAACATAAAAGTATTAGAATTAGATATTAAACATTTTATAGGATTTAACAAAAGGTTTTTGATAAAAAATCAAAATCTAAATAAGAAGATTGAATTATATAAAATGAATAAGAAATTAAATTTAAGGATAGATGGTAAAACTATTTTATTAAACAAAAAGATAAGAGCTTGGAAATTTGAAGGAGATTTTATTGTAAATGATAAAATATTAGGAAGTTTTAATAATCGTTTGAAACCTTTTAAATCATC is from Flavobacterium dauae and encodes:
- a CDS encoding AMP-dependent synthetase/ligase, with translation MSQIGRLFDIPYYQLQNYPLQKAFTTKYNGVWKSTSIQEYIEQANYVSKALLAMGVKKGDKIALITSTNRTEWNIMDIGILQTGAVTVPIYPTISEHDYEYIIKHSESVYVIVSDKVILEKLDKVKFNIPKLRGIFSFDEIPGCAHWSQIITAGKEAQNTNDLEIAKANVTPNDLASIIYTSGTTGTPKGVLLTHNNIISNVLGSEERVPFDKGSYTALSFLPCCHIFERMILYLFQYMGVSIYFAESIEKISDNLQEVKPQVMTVVPRVLEKVFDKIYAKGSELSGIKKALFFWALRLAEDFKPYGANGGFYEFKLKIARKLIFSKWHAALGGNLELLVSGSAPLSPRLARIFGGADIPVMEGYGLTETSPVIAVNDQRNNGWKIGSVGRILSNVTVKIAEDGEILCQGPSIAEGYYKDEEKTKEAFADGWFHTGDIGVVDADGFLFITDRKKEMFKTSGGKYVAPQMIENAMKQSRFIEQIMVVGEGQKMPAALIQPNFDFIKEWANRNKVNVGFSLDEVVNNELVIERIQKEIDLINPQFGKWEQIKKFALTPSIWAIDSGELTPTLKLKRKVILEKYKSLYEKMYS